GCCGCCGACCAGAGACGTCGCAATCTTACCGGCTGCACCGTGCGTTACGTTTGCCCCAAGGGCACACACACGGTCACCAGCCTGAGCATCACGCCAGAGTACGACGAAAGGGGCAACCTGACAGCCTACAATGGCAGGGAGCGCTGCATTGGCGCGGTAGACACCCACGGTGAGGCTCCGCCTGTGTTTGAAGCCGCCTTTTCCCGTTCTTTTATGGATTTGTGCATCATCGATAGGGAACTGCGCCTGCGGGCGGTCAACGAGCGCTACGCAAGCCTTGCGGGCAAGCCCATTACCAGACTGCTGTGCACCCACATGGACGAGGTGGATATTCCAACCAGGGCGGAGGTAGCCGAAGCCTTCCGGATTCTGGACGCCGGGGGCACAATCCCGGAAAAGGAAGTGATCCGCAACGGCAAGGACTATGTCATGTCCATTTATGGCCTGCCCGACGCCTGCGGCGAAATTGGATCCATCTGTGTTTTCCTGCGCGACATAAGCCTGCGCAAGGGGCTGGAACGCAGGCTGGAGGCAGCCAACCGCAAACTGGAAGAAATGAACGTCAAAGACTACCTCACCGGCGTTTTCAACCGCCGCCACTTTGACGAAACACTGCTGAAGGAAGTGGGAAGACTGGCGCGCGAGGGCGGGGTGATGTGCGTGGCCATGGTGGATGTGGACAACTTCAAGCTCTACAACGACGCATACGGCCACCTGGCGGGCGATGCCTGTCTTGCCCGTGTTGCCAAGGCCATGGGTGCTGCCTTGCTGCGCCCGGCCGACGAGCTGTTTCGATACGGAGGCGAGGAATTTGCCGTCATCATGCCCCAGACAGGCAGGGAGCAGGCCCTTGGCGTTGCGGAGCGGGTGCGCGAGGCCGTGGCCGACCTGCGTGTTCCGCATTGCAAAAGCGGCTTTGGCTTTGTGACCATCAGCATTGGCGTTGCCGCCATTGATGCCGTTAATGCCCACTTTGGGCAAAATGCATGCGAAGAACTCATTCGCGTGGCAGACAAGGCCCTGTACCGGGCCAAGAATGGCGGCCGCAACAAGATTGACAGCGGGCAGTGCAGCCTGGACGAGGCAAATTGACCACCAGCCGCATGCCGCCAGGAGTGCCTGGTCCGCAGACAGAACCAACGCAAAACAGACCGCAGGCCGCATCGGCGGCCAACACAAAAAAGCCCCACCGGAAAAACCAGCGGGGCCATTTTTCACTGCCGTTTAGGCTATTCGCGTTCGAAAAGTGACTTCTGGATCAGCGAGTCTGCGGCATTGTCCGCGCCGCGCAGCGAGTCATAGGCCTTCTGTAGGGCTTCGGGCCAGTCCTTGTCGCTTACATCGCTGATAAACAGCATGGTCATATCTCCCTCGGAAGAAACGTCGGCATGGGTCATCACCCGGCCAGACATGGCCTGAAAAGTCCAGCCGCCACCATCGTCTGCCTTGGCGGGGGCAGTGCCCTTAAGCCGGGCCGAATGCTTTTCGGCAAACTGCTTGGTGGACAGACCGCCAGCTTCGGCCTTGGTAAAAATACCTATGGAAAAAAACGAATCCTGCCCGCACGAAACGGTAACAATGCCTTCCTTTTCTGTAGCAGTGCATTTGTTCGGCAGGTCGATGCTATAATGGTTGAATTTCTTTTCCGCCGCCACCGCCACTCCGCACAGGCCCAACAACAGCACACAGGCCATCAGGGAACCCAACAGCGCATCTCTCATTGACAATGACTCCTTCAGACAACCGCGCACGGCGCGTGAATTTTCGGGCCACACTTTTGCACAAGCAAGGGCGGCTGTCTATAACAGCCGCCCAGCACAATCTTACTATCCAGAAAAACTCGTTTTTCGCAGATAAGCCCTGCGTCTTGCCCCCTAGAACTGGTAGAGAAATACCGGCTCGTTGACACTCAGGCTGCCAAGGGCGCTCAAATCAATGCCAAGCATGGTTTTGAGCCCGCGTGGCAGCCAGTTGCCTTCCTTGGGGCGCGAGAGAAGCTTGCGCTCCACAGGTACGCCGCATTGGGCCGAAAGCCAGGCAAGGGCCGATTCCTGCCCGCCAAGCTCGTCAACCAGCCCCAGCTGCACGGCCTCACGCCCGGTAAATATCTTGCCATTGGCCAGCGCAGCCGCACGCCCATGCTCCATGTGGCGGCCCTGGGCTACGATATCCACAAACTGCTGGTGCATGTCGTCGAGCACTTTTTTAAAGTATTCGCGCTGGTCGGGGCTCAGGGGCCGCATGTACGAACCGGCATCCTTAAAGGGCGCGGTGGTTATGGTTTCCTGCCCCACGCCGATCTTGCCCATAAGTCCCTGCAACTGCGGAATATCCATGCGCACACCGATGGAGCCCGTTACCGTGGAGGCATTGGCAAACACGCGTGTGCCCGCCATGCTCACCATCAGCCCGCCCGAAGCGGCCAGCGAGCCCATGCTTACAGCCACGGGCTTTTTTTGTGCCAGCGACGTGAGGGCATTGTACAGTTCCTGCGAGGCCGCAGCGCCGCCGCCGGGCGAATCGACCCGCAGCAGCACACCCGCCACCGAGGGGTCGCGCTCCACCTTGCGTATCCATTCCAGGGTAGACTCCGCATCCATGATGGGGCCAGAAACAGACACAAGGGCCATGCGCTGGCCACCCACAAGCCCGTTGCTGCCAATGGCGGCCCCAAACAGGCCAATGCCTGCAAACAGCAACAGAATAAGACCCCAGAAAATTATGGGATGACGCTTGCGGAAAGGACGATGCAAAAGGTCCTTCCACACGCTGGCGGGTACCTGCGCCAGCGGGCAGCCGGTGCCCGACACGGCACAGCCCCCGGTGCTGCCGCCAATGCTGCCTGTTTTGCCGGCTGCGGGTATCTGCCCGGCATCGGTCGCGGGCAGGGGCATTGCCCCGGCTCCAGGTTTGGTGCCGTCAATGTTTATGGCCTCGCCCTGACCAGACATAGAGAGGGGGGCTTCGGAATTCAGGGAAAAATCTTGATTGCTCATGGATGCTCTTTAACTTGATTGCGGTTGTGCCGGGCCTTGCCCGTTCAGGAAGGGAATATGCGGAAGTTGCCGGCGATTTCTGCGGCCATGGCGGCGTACCCCTGGGCCACGCCCTCGGGAAACACGCTTTGGCACACCCCGATTCTGGCGGTTGCCGTACTGTCGCGTTGCACTTCTGGTGCACAGTTCCCGGCGAGAATATACTCGCAGCAGGTACTGATGTATGCATTCACGGCAGGGCTGCCCTGCCGCACAAGGGGCATCAACAAGACGCGTGCTTCTTCCGCAGATGAATGCGCAAGGCATTCTGCCATTTTTACCATAATGCGCAGGCGGGTTTCTGCGTCGTCGCACACATCAAGTGCGTCGTTGAACCTGCACAGGGCAATGTCATACTCTTCAAGAAAGAAATAGTACACAGCCTTGCAAAGGCTCTGCTCAAGCGGCTGCGCGGCAAATGCCGCGTCGTCGTAGGCATCGTACCAGCGCACAAGCCTTTTGAAATCATAGGGCAGCGAGGCGCACAGCAGCGCCTGACCCAGGTGACTGCTGTAGAGCTGCGTCAGCTCGGCATGGCGGGAATTGTACTGCGAAACATTGGCTCCCACCTGCTTTAAAAAATTGTCGTGCCAGTCCGTGCGGCTTGTGCCGTCGTCGTTGCGAAAAACGAGTTTTTTCAGCCGGGCAAAGGTAGTCTCCGGTTTTCGGTGCGGAAAGTGGTGGATGTGCAGGGCGTTCTGCACCACGGGCACAACTCCGCCGTGGGTCACCACATCGTGCGCGCCACCAATGGACCACAGGTGCGGATGCCCACTGTCGTAGCGCAGCAGCGGCAGCTTGCCGCCACCCGCACCATCGCACAGGGGCATGAAATCTGCAGGGTGCCGTCCGGCGGCCAGATAGGGCTGGTGCGTGGGCCAGTGATTGTACAGATGCCCCTGCACGCCGCGCACTGCCGGGTCGAGCTGATCAAGAAAATCCACAAGGCGCAGGCCGCAATCAAGGGCGGGAAATTCGTCGGCATCGGCAAAGAGCCACCAGACCTGTTCCGGGGTGTGCTGCGCGTTCCAGCGACGCACCACTTCGTTGAGATAGGTGACCTTGAGGTCTTCGTTAAAATATTTGCTGCCAAACGAGGCCGCAAGCACGGCTCCGGCTTCCACGGCGGCGGGTACGGTACCGTCCTCGCTCGCATTGTCCACAATAAACACGTTTGAACAGCCCTGGGCAAAGGCATGCCTGACCGTGGCGGCAATGACATCCTCCTCGTTCCACACGCACAAAACGGCATTGAGAAGCATGCGTCCTCCCATTGGGCCATGCCCAAAAAAGGTTGCGGCCACACCCTGCGCACAACAGGGCGTGGCCGCCAGAACTAGCGGTCCATGGCTTCTGGCCAGAGTTCGCCCGCCATTTCGCGCAGCTTGAACTTCTGGATCTTGCCACTGGCTGTAAGCGGAAAGCCCGTTACCGTCTTGATGTATTTGGGAATTTTGAACCACGAAACCTTGCCACGGCAAAAGTCGCGCACGTCTTCGGGCAAAATTTCCACACCGGGACGGGGAATGATAAACGCGCCCACTTCCTCTCCGTACTTGCGGCTGGGCACAGCCACCACCTGCACGTCCAGGACGCCGGGCATACCCAGCAGGAATTCTTCCACTTCGCGGGGGTAGATGTTTTCGCCACCACGAATAATCATATCCTTGATGCGCCCGGTCACCCGCAGGTAGCCGTTTTCGTCCATCACCCCGAGGTCGCCGGAGTGCAGCCATCCGTCGGGGCTAATGGCCTTGGCCGTGTCTACGGGCATGTTATAATAGCCCTTCATCACGTTGTAGCCACGGCACAGAATCTCGCCCACTTCGCCGCGCGGCAGTTCCTCGCAGGTTTCGGGATCGCCCACGCGCACTTCAATGCCGGGCATAGCGCAACCCACGGTTTCGCAGCGCAACGGCAGCGGATCGTGGATGTCCGACTGGGTCATCACCGGCGACCCTTCGGTAAGGCCGTAGCAGATGGTTATTTCCTTCATGTTCATGTCGTCCACCACGCGGCGCATGAGCGGCTCGGGGCATACCGAACCCGCCATGATGCCCGTGCGCATGTTCGACAGATCGAAGCGCTTGAACAGCGGGTGCTCCAGCTCGGCCAGAAACATGGTGGGCACGCCGTATACGGCGGTGCAGCGCTCACTGTCGAGCGCCGCCAGCACCTTGAGGGCGTTGAACGATTCAAGAATAACCATGGTGGCACCGTGGTTGACGGCGGCCGAAACGCCCAGCACGCAGCCAAAGCAGTGGAACAGCGGCACGGGCAGGCACACTCGGTCGTTGGGGCTGAAATTCTGGTGGCGGCCAATCCAGTAACCGTTGAGACCAACGCCCACATGGGTCAGCATGACGCCGCGCGGAAAGCCGGTGGTTCCCGACGTATACTGCATGTTGATGACATCCCACGGGTGCAGCTGGGCCTGACGGGCCGCGTATTCCTCATCGTCCACCATGACGGAGAGCGAGAGAATTTCGGGCACGGAATACATGCCCCGGTGCTTTTCAGCCCCCAGAAAACATACGCGCTTGAGGTGCGGCAGGCTTTTGCACACCAGCCTGTCGCGCGACTGCAGGCGCAGCTCTGGCGCAATGCGGTACAGGGTGTCGAGGTAGTCGTGGTCACGCACGCTGTCGATGAGAAAAATATTTTCACACTCGGAGTGCGTGAGCAGATAGCGCAGTTCGTGCTCGCGGTAGTTGGTGTTTACCGTAATAAGCACAGCGCCGATTTTTGCGGTGGCAAACTGCAGGGCCACCCAGTACGGCACGTTGGTGGCCCACACCGCCACCTTTTCGCCCTTCTGCACGCCAAGCGCCATGAGCCCCTTGGCGAAATCGTCCACCAGAGCGCCAAATTCGCTCCAGGTCTGGCGATAGTTGCGGTCAGGGTAAACCAGTGCCTCATTGTCAGGGTAACGCGCCACAGTGTGGTCGAGCACCTGCCCCAATGTCCATTCGCGCAGTTCAAACTGCGCCTGACGCTCGCGAACTTTTTCTTCCATGCATCCTCCCAAAGACGTGCTGCGGCAGTTGCGCCGCTGGTAGCCTGTTTTGCGGTCTAAAGGGCTTTACCCGCGCCTTAAGGATTGTATGTCACGGCCAGAAATTCCACGGGCTCGTCGCCCGCCGCACCCACATAGTGCGGCACGATGGAATTGTAATAAATGGTTTCGCCGGGTTTGAGCACACGGGTTTCGCGCCCGTACACCACAAGCAGCTCACCCTTGAGCACACAGATAAATTCCTCGCCCTGGTGCGAGGTGGTCTTGCGCTCGCCGCTGTCGGGGAAGATGCGGATGTGGAAGGGCTCCATGTTGCGGTCGTTCTTGCCCTTGGCCAGCGCATGATAGGTATAGCTGGGGCGGGGCACGCGACCCGTGTGCAGCGCTTCGTCGGCTTCTGCCTCGGAATTGATGCTGTTCACCACAGGATCACGCGAAAACTGGTCGTCCAGAAACGTACCAAGACGCACGCCGAGGGCGCGGGCCACCTTTTGCAGGGGTCCGATACAGGGGTAGATCGCGTCTGATTCCAGCTTTTCAAGATAGTCTTCTGAAAGGCCCGTATTCTGGGAAAGGGTTTGCAGATCCACTTCACGCTCTTCGCGAAATCCACGGATGCGAGAACCAATGGTACGCACGGGGGGCATAGACACTCCTGATTGCCGGATTTGCCGGGTTGGATGCCGCTCTGGCAGGATGACGTGGCGGCAGGCAACCCACTAAATACCGAAAACCCCGTACCCTCGCAAGCAAACATGCACAATTGAGCGCCCGCACAGTGGCACTGCTGACACATTTGCCTCTTTGCGCTATGCTTGAAGACATGAGCAATCAACTATCGGTCAGAAGGGCCTTTGTGGCCTCCGGGCAGGTGCAGGGCGTGGGTTTTCGCCCATTTGTCTACCGTCTCGCGGCAGAGGGCGGCCTCACCGGTACGGTAGGCAATACTTCTGAGGGCGTGCGCATGGAGCTGCAAGGGCCGGATGAAGAAGTGCGGCGTTTCGGGTTGCGCCTGCGCGCAGAACTGCCCCCCCTGGCACGACTGACCGGCGTGGTGGAACACGACCTGCCCACGGTTGAAGGCGAAATAGATTTCCGCATTGTCTCCAGTTCTGGCGAGGCAGGCCACAGTGTGCTGGTAAGCCCCGATATGAGCGTATGCGCCGACTGCCTGGCCGACATGCACGAGCCTGCCAACCCGCGCCACAAGTACGCCTTTACCAACTGCACCAACTGCGGCCCGCGCTACACCATTACGCGGTCCATTCCCTACGACCGCGCGGTTACTTCCATGAGCTGCTTTCCGCTCTGCCCGCAGTGCGCTGCAGAATACGCCAATCCCGCAGACAGGCGCTTTCACGCCCAACCCGTGGCCTGCCCGGTGTGTGGCCCGCGCCTGTGGTTTGTGAACGCGGCGGCGGCCCGCGAAGGAACTACGGCCCCTACAGCTGAAAACATGCACGATGCGCTCGAAAAGGCCGTGCAAACCCTGCTTGAAGGAAAAGTATTGGCGCTCAAGGGTCTGGGTGGCTTTCAGCTGGCCTGCGACGCGCGCAATGCCCAAAGCCTGCAGGAACTGCGGCAGCGCAAAACCCGCCCACACAAGCCGCTGGCCCTCATGGTGGGCGACCTTGCTACGGCCCGCGCCCTGTGCGCCCTCACCCCGGAACACGAGGCCCTGCTGCAAAGCCCGGAGAAGCCTGTTGTTCTCTGCCCTCGCCACCAACCAGAGGCTGCGGCTGGCAGCCCCGGGTGGCTGCCGCCAGAGGTGGCCCCGGATACGGGCAAGGTGGGCATCATGCTGCCCTACACCCCCCTGCATGCCGTACTTTTTGACCGGCTGGCCGAGCTTGCTCCCTTGCCGCCGGTGCTTGTCATGACTTCGGCCAATGCCGGGGGCGAACCCATCTGCCTCGGCAACCGCGAGGCCCTCAACCGGCTTGAGCATCTGGCAGACGCATGGCTTTTGCACGACCGCGACATTCTGGTGCGCGTGGAC
The sequence above is drawn from the Desulfovibrio sp. genome and encodes:
- a CDS encoding sensor domain-containing diguanylate cyclase, which codes for MSMQDNNDIFQWRIGADLTYQHVDAAKERLLELPAGSLAGAPLTRCMHPEDASLLTRALAADQRRRNLTGCTVRYVCPKGTHTVTSLSITPEYDERGNLTAYNGRERCIGAVDTHGEAPPVFEAAFSRSFMDLCIIDRELRLRAVNERYASLAGKPITRLLCTHMDEVDIPTRAEVAEAFRILDAGGTIPEKEVIRNGKDYVMSIYGLPDACGEIGSICVFLRDISLRKGLERRLEAANRKLEEMNVKDYLTGVFNRRHFDETLLKEVGRLAREGGVMCVAMVDVDNFKLYNDAYGHLAGDACLARVAKAMGAALLRPADELFRYGGEEFAVIMPQTGREQALGVAERVREAVADLRVPHCKSGFGFVTISIGVAAIDAVNAHFGQNACEELIRVADKALYRAKNGGRNKIDSGQCSLDEAN
- the sppA gene encoding signal peptide peptidase SppA, encoding MSNQDFSLNSEAPLSMSGQGEAINIDGTKPGAGAMPLPATDAGQIPAAGKTGSIGGSTGGCAVSGTGCPLAQVPASVWKDLLHRPFRKRHPIIFWGLILLLFAGIGLFGAAIGSNGLVGGQRMALVSVSGPIMDAESTLEWIRKVERDPSVAGVLLRVDSPGGGAAASQELYNALTSLAQKKPVAVSMGSLAASGGLMVSMAGTRVFANASTVTGSIGVRMDIPQLQGLMGKIGVGQETITTAPFKDAGSYMRPLSPDQREYFKKVLDDMHQQFVDIVAQGRHMEHGRAAALANGKIFTGREAVQLGLVDELGGQESALAWLSAQCGVPVERKLLSRPKEGNWLPRGLKTMLGIDLSALGSLSVNEPVFLYQF
- a CDS encoding glycosyltransferase family 2 protein produces the protein MLLNAVLCVWNEEDVIAATVRHAFAQGCSNVFIVDNASEDGTVPAAVEAGAVLAASFGSKYFNEDLKVTYLNEVVRRWNAQHTPEQVWWLFADADEFPALDCGLRLVDFLDQLDPAVRGVQGHLYNHWPTHQPYLAAGRHPADFMPLCDGAGGGKLPLLRYDSGHPHLWSIGGAHDVVTHGGVVPVVQNALHIHHFPHRKPETTFARLKKLVFRNDDGTSRTDWHDNFLKQVGANVSQYNSRHAELTQLYSSHLGQALLCASLPYDFKRLVRWYDAYDDAAFAAQPLEQSLCKAVYYFFLEEYDIALCRFNDALDVCDDAETRLRIMVKMAECLAHSSAEEARVLLMPLVRQGSPAVNAYISTCCEYILAGNCAPEVQRDSTATARIGVCQSVFPEGVAQGYAAMAAEIAGNFRIFPS
- a CDS encoding AMP-binding protein, which gives rise to MEEKVRERQAQFELREWTLGQVLDHTVARYPDNEALVYPDRNYRQTWSEFGALVDDFAKGLMALGVQKGEKVAVWATNVPYWVALQFATAKIGAVLITVNTNYREHELRYLLTHSECENIFLIDSVRDHDYLDTLYRIAPELRLQSRDRLVCKSLPHLKRVCFLGAEKHRGMYSVPEILSLSVMVDDEEYAARQAQLHPWDVINMQYTSGTTGFPRGVMLTHVGVGLNGYWIGRHQNFSPNDRVCLPVPLFHCFGCVLGVSAAVNHGATMVILESFNALKVLAALDSERCTAVYGVPTMFLAELEHPLFKRFDLSNMRTGIMAGSVCPEPLMRRVVDDMNMKEITICYGLTEGSPVMTQSDIHDPLPLRCETVGCAMPGIEVRVGDPETCEELPRGEVGEILCRGYNVMKGYYNMPVDTAKAISPDGWLHSGDLGVMDENGYLRVTGRIKDMIIRGGENIYPREVEEFLLGMPGVLDVQVVAVPSRKYGEEVGAFIIPRPGVEILPEDVRDFCRGKVSWFKIPKYIKTVTGFPLTASGKIQKFKLREMAGELWPEAMDR
- a CDS encoding cupin domain-containing protein; this encodes MPPVRTIGSRIRGFREEREVDLQTLSQNTGLSEDYLEKLESDAIYPCIGPLQKVARALGVRLGTFLDDQFSRDPVVNSINSEAEADEALHTGRVPRPSYTYHALAKGKNDRNMEPFHIRIFPDSGERKTTSHQGEEFICVLKGELLVVYGRETRVLKPGETIYYNSIVPHYVGAAGDEPVEFLAVTYNP